One region of Syntrophobacter fumaroxidans MPOB genomic DNA includes:
- a CDS encoding cytochrome-c peroxidase: protein MKKHIPVMAVVVLAALLAVGVNVSPAALSDIENLGKFVFFQNISDPPRMACATCHVPRAGWTYGVSGVNLHQVAVTGANPHTKGGLKPPMSAYASFSPPFQVSPLPFPNFPSGFLGGVFWNGRSEGADPQVFPNGATVPIGDEVFQDAGGAFIPGLKTAYGKYLGPLAEQAFNPFLNPVEQNQTQLGVCRTVASAAYAPLFEKVWKEPITCEERLAVNYKRIAVSLAAYQSSPEVNSFSSRRDIALKRELDGIDVDDTPGQFPLKGLTAQENLGHDLFYSTPANPLIVNGVPKITNCSLCHANNPPVIDLSTTPPTFTPGDTGVEPEQTYSDNSYHVIGVPPNPEIPGFPVFNEGLKAHTGIDAHLAAQRSPSLRNVDKRPDADFVKAYTHNGWFKSLESLVHFYNTANVNGVTAASFGITECAEGIATEVDALANNCWPKPEFPSAPLSAINIGLIGDMGLTLEEEAAIVAYLKTFTDTATPKKPQPYLESKPGRPQATGALTAGPAPSKPEAPLTAGSAPREKASGR from the coding sequence ATGAAAAAACATATTCCGGTAATGGCGGTGGTAGTCCTGGCAGCCCTGCTCGCAGTGGGCGTGAACGTCAGCCCGGCGGCACTGTCGGACATTGAGAATCTGGGCAAGTTTGTTTTCTTCCAGAATATATCCGATCCTCCGCGCATGGCGTGCGCCACCTGCCACGTCCCGAGAGCGGGTTGGACCTACGGGGTTTCGGGGGTCAACCTGCACCAGGTGGCGGTCACCGGTGCGAATCCCCACACCAAAGGAGGGCTCAAACCCCCCATGAGCGCGTATGCCTCATTTTCCCCCCCGTTCCAGGTCTCTCCCCTCCCTTTCCCCAATTTCCCTTCCGGGTTTCTTGGGGGAGTTTTCTGGAACGGCCGCTCCGAGGGGGCGGACCCTCAGGTCTTTCCGAACGGGGCGACAGTGCCTATCGGCGATGAGGTCTTTCAGGACGCCGGAGGCGCCTTTATCCCGGGTTTGAAGACTGCTTACGGAAAATACCTGGGACCATTGGCCGAACAGGCGTTCAATCCGTTCTTGAACCCCGTCGAACAGAATCAAACCCAGCTGGGGGTCTGTCGGACCGTCGCTTCGGCCGCGTATGCCCCGCTTTTCGAGAAAGTCTGGAAGGAACCGATCACCTGCGAGGAGCGGTTGGCAGTAAACTATAAGCGAATCGCGGTGTCGCTTGCCGCGTACCAGTCCTCGCCGGAGGTCAACTCATTCAGCTCCAGGCGCGATATCGCGCTCAAAAGGGAGCTCGACGGGATCGACGTCGACGACACTCCCGGGCAGTTCCCGCTCAAGGGCTTGACGGCGCAGGAAAACCTGGGCCACGACCTGTTTTATTCCACTCCTGCGAATCCGTTGATCGTGAACGGGGTGCCCAAGATCACCAACTGTTCGCTGTGTCACGCCAATAACCCTCCCGTCATCGATCTCTCCACCACTCCTCCCACCTTTACCCCGGGGGATACGGGAGTGGAGCCGGAACAGACGTATTCGGACAATTCATACCACGTGATCGGCGTGCCCCCGAATCCCGAGATCCCCGGCTTTCCGGTATTCAACGAAGGGCTGAAAGCGCATACGGGAATTGACGCTCATCTGGCAGCCCAGCGAAGCCCGAGCCTGCGCAACGTGGACAAACGCCCCGACGCGGATTTTGTCAAGGCGTACACCCACAACGGATGGTTCAAGAGCCTGGAATCACTCGTTCATTTCTACAACACGGCCAACGTGAACGGGGTTACGGCGGCATCCTTCGGCATAACCGAATGCGCGGAGGGCATCGCGACGGAAGTGGATGCGCTGGCGAACAACTGCTGGCCCAAGCCCGAGTTTCCCAGTGCGCCCCTGTCCGCCATCAACATCGGCCTGATCGGCGACATGGGGCTGACTCTCGAGGAAGAAGCCGCCATCGTGGCGTACCTGAAAACTTTCACGGACACGGCCACTCCCAAGAAGCCGCAGCCGTATCTTGAGAGCAAACCCGGACGCCCGCAAGCCACAGGGGCGTTGACGGCCGGCCCCGCTCCTTCGAAGCCGGAAGCGCCGTTGACGGCCGGTTCCGCTCCCCGGGAGAAGGCTTCGGGCAGATGA
- a CDS encoding ExeA family protein, producing the protein MHRQFYGFSEEPFSIKPDTGFWYPSRNHLEVLTTIRAGIKSGKGILVITGEDGMGKTILLRLLVEMLDPGVKAALISGPSQSFEEVLEDLLRALELPRGEPDKSSMLSRLYEYLYSGLSRGKTLLIAVDEAHKFSGQVLEELRMLCNPHPRRPGPGIVQELFAAGPQFEEKLRAEDLMRILQRIEVRCRLEPLSELEIPQYVEHRLRKVGSGITKIFTPEAVDLICRYSRGIPRNINMLCYMSICSGYALSRKHISSDLVEKALPVLNGHRSGRWKGVKGPVKALDDTIEKSPFITTITYILLAYSLLALFIVFLLNLRL; encoded by the coding sequence GTGCACAGACAATTTTACGGTTTTTCTGAAGAGCCTTTCAGCATAAAACCGGACACCGGTTTTTGGTACCCGAGCCGCAACCATCTGGAAGTGCTGACCACCATCAGGGCTGGAATCAAGAGTGGAAAGGGCATTCTCGTCATCACGGGAGAAGACGGGATGGGGAAAACGATTCTTCTCCGGCTGCTGGTGGAGATGCTCGATCCCGGCGTGAAGGCCGCCCTCATAAGCGGGCCGTCGCAAAGCTTTGAAGAGGTGCTCGAAGATCTCCTTCGCGCCCTTGAGCTTCCCCGGGGGGAACCGGACAAGAGCTCCATGCTGTCGCGGCTTTATGAATATTTGTATTCGGGGCTTTCAAGGGGCAAAACCCTGCTGATCGCCGTGGATGAGGCCCACAAATTCAGCGGGCAGGTGCTCGAGGAGTTGCGCATGCTCTGCAACCCCCACCCGAGGAGGCCGGGACCGGGGATTGTGCAGGAACTCTTTGCGGCCGGACCGCAGTTCGAGGAAAAGCTCCGGGCCGAGGATCTGATGCGGATCCTTCAGAGAATCGAGGTCCGATGCCGGCTTGAGCCTTTGAGCGAGCTCGAAATCCCTCAATACGTCGAGCACCGGCTGAGGAAGGTGGGGAGCGGCATTACAAAGATTTTCACGCCCGAAGCCGTCGATTTGATCTGCAGGTATAGCCGGGGGATTCCCCGGAACATCAATATGCTCTGCTACATGTCGATCTGCAGCGGCTACGCCCTGTCCCGGAAGCATATCAGCTCGGACCTCGTGGAAAAGGCTCTCCCGGTTCTGAACGGGCACAGATCGGGAAGATGGAAAGGAGTGAAGGGACCGGTCAAGGCCCTTGACGACACCATCGAAAAAAGCCCGTTCATCACGACCATCACTTATATTCTGCTGGCATACTCGCTTCTGGCGCTGTTCATTGTCTTCCTGCTGAACCTGCGCCTTTGA
- a CDS encoding ExeA family protein, producing the protein MYMEFYGFAEMPFGLGPDPKFLYFAPSHFEAYSSMMAGIREQKGVIVITGEVGTGKTLLIRTLLNDLADDIKTVFVFHTGLSLKDLLKQVLLQLDVPLWEKEENLAYYLRTLGGYLNERLARNETVAVIIDEAQNLDEDTLEGLGRLCDPETPVGKVLQILLVGHPELEEKLGGDKLRAFRLKIKVHRRIAPLNREEGRRYVEHRLKVAGGKENGTFTPKAVDRILEFARGIPRVINLICDRALLIGFSRASPSIDLKIAREAIREMDYLRPAGSGPLLRTPSLRKPGHNMVRVFLLLLSLVIFAFSLQKLLAVLLRQ; encoded by the coding sequence ATGTACATGGAATTCTACGGCTTCGCCGAAATGCCGTTTGGTCTTGGCCCGGACCCCAAATTCCTGTATTTTGCGCCCTCTCATTTTGAAGCCTACTCGTCCATGATGGCGGGAATCAGGGAACAGAAGGGCGTAATCGTGATCACCGGGGAAGTGGGAACGGGGAAAACCCTGCTCATCCGGACGCTTTTGAATGACCTTGCCGACGACATAAAGACCGTTTTTGTGTTCCATACGGGACTCAGTCTCAAGGACCTGCTGAAACAAGTCCTGCTGCAGCTGGATGTGCCCCTCTGGGAAAAGGAAGAAAACCTGGCGTATTATCTGAGAACGCTCGGAGGGTACCTCAACGAGAGGCTCGCCCGGAACGAGACGGTGGCCGTGATTATCGATGAGGCTCAAAACCTGGACGAAGATACACTGGAAGGCCTGGGCAGGCTCTGCGACCCGGAAACGCCCGTCGGGAAAGTGCTCCAGATCCTGCTCGTGGGGCATCCCGAACTGGAGGAAAAACTGGGCGGCGACAAGCTGCGCGCTTTCCGGCTTAAGATCAAGGTGCATCGACGGATTGCGCCCCTGAACCGGGAGGAGGGCAGGCGGTACGTCGAGCACCGTTTGAAAGTGGCGGGAGGGAAAGAGAACGGGACTTTCACTCCTAAAGCCGTGGACCGGATCCTCGAATTTGCCCGGGGCATTCCCCGGGTGATCAACCTGATTTGCGACCGTGCCCTGCTGATCGGTTTCAGCAGAGCCAGCCCGTCGATCGACCTGAAAATCGCCAGGGAGGCCATCAGGGAAATGGATTATCTCCGCCCCGCCGGCAGCGGCCCTCTCCTGCGAACGCCGTCCCTCAGGAAGCCGGGGCACAACATGGTCAGAGTTTTTTTGTTGCTGTTATCACTGGTCATTTTTGCCTTCTCCCTGCAAAAGCTCCTGGCCGTGCTGCTCCGGCAATGA
- a CDS encoding M48 family metallopeptidase, with protein sequence MNNSSLPGRAVLALILLAGFYVLAISIAAALAYLAYVDIKYSRHIHLRLILGCVLGVGGILWAVLPRPDKFQAPGPRFHAIRHARLFQELTKTAGAVEQALPGEVYLIPEMNAWVSHRGGFMGFGSRRVMGLGLPLLQTLTVSELRAVLAHEFGHFYGGDVRLAPWIYKTRSAIGRTLHQLDDSLIQLPFVWYGRLFLRITNSVARRQEYAADALAARVVGNAPLIGGLKKVNGAAGAFDAYWHSEVVPILSAGFRPPVAEGFALFLASPHISARMAENLEEEMQASHSDPYDTHPCLKERIEALAALPSAVGQLDDRRAMDLIDGVEALELEMLQVLFEEEDPGGLRPIGWKDALSAVYLPAWRQTAREHIRGFEGIRLGELPELAGKPQELSTRFEHPDAVTGDEKWEGACRLFGTAIVAALADRGHAIACEPGDPVLVEIGGERFNPFTILSDLASDRITAVRWKRLCAADGLEQLRLDAALHEDSRPEIRTSSGR encoded by the coding sequence GTGAACAATTCCTCGCTGCCGGGCCGCGCCGTGCTGGCGCTCATCCTGCTGGCGGGCTTCTACGTGCTCGCGATCAGTATCGCGGCCGCGCTCGCCTACCTGGCGTACGTTGACATCAAGTACTCCAGGCACATTCACCTTCGACTGATACTCGGCTGCGTCCTTGGCGTCGGCGGCATCCTGTGGGCCGTGCTGCCCCGCCCGGACAAATTCCAGGCACCCGGGCCCCGCTTCCACGCAATCCGGCACGCGCGCCTTTTCCAGGAGTTGACAAAGACGGCCGGAGCCGTGGAGCAGGCGCTGCCCGGCGAAGTGTATCTCATCCCGGAGATGAACGCCTGGGTGAGCCACCGAGGCGGCTTCATGGGGTTCGGAAGCCGCAGGGTGATGGGGCTGGGGTTGCCGCTGCTGCAAACACTGACCGTCTCCGAGCTGCGGGCGGTACTCGCTCACGAGTTCGGACATTTCTACGGGGGCGACGTGCGCCTGGCGCCCTGGATCTACAAGACGCGCTCCGCCATCGGTCGGACCCTGCATCAACTGGACGACAGCCTCATCCAACTGCCGTTCGTCTGGTACGGAAGGCTGTTCCTGCGGATCACGAATTCCGTGGCGCGCCGGCAGGAATACGCGGCGGATGCCCTGGCCGCCCGGGTCGTCGGCAACGCCCCGTTGATCGGCGGGCTGAAGAAGGTAAACGGCGCCGCCGGAGCCTTTGATGCGTACTGGCACAGTGAGGTCGTGCCGATACTCTCGGCGGGATTTCGACCACCCGTAGCCGAGGGGTTCGCCCTCTTCCTCGCATCGCCTCACATCTCCGCCCGTATGGCCGAAAACCTCGAAGAGGAAATGCAAGCCTCGCACTCTGACCCCTACGACACCCACCCGTGTCTGAAGGAGCGCATCGAAGCCCTGGCCGCGCTTCCTTCCGCCGTCGGTCAGCTCGATGATCGGCGGGCGATGGACTTGATCGACGGTGTCGAAGCGCTCGAGCTCGAAATGCTGCAAGTGCTATTCGAGGAGGAAGACCCGGGCGGTCTGCGCCCGATTGGGTGGAAGGACGCACTGAGCGCCGTGTACCTGCCGGCATGGCGCCAGACGGCGCGCGAGCACATCCGGGGATTCGAAGGAATCCGACTGGGTGAATTGCCCGAGCTTGCCGGCAAGCCGCAGGAGCTTTCCACCCGCTTCGAGCACCCGGATGCCGTTACCGGGGATGAGAAATGGGAAGGCGCCTGTCGTTTGTTCGGGACCGCCATTGTTGCGGCACTTGCCGATCGGGGCCACGCGATCGCCTGCGAACCTGGCGATCCGGTTCTCGTCGAAATCGGGGGCGAGAGGTTCAATCCTTTCACGATCCTTTCGGACCTGGCCTCAGACCGTATCACCGCGGTAAGGTGGAAAAGGCTCTGCGCGGCGGACGGCTTGGAGCAGCTCAGGCTGGATGCCGCGTTGCATGAGGATTCCAGGCCGGAGATTCGGACCTCTTCCGGGCGGTGA
- the murJ gene encoding murein biosynthesis integral membrane protein MurJ: protein MAFWRSRQQMGAAALIMGVSIFLSRFMGLIRDKLISYLFGATRESDVYFAAFVIPDFINYLLAGAYFSITLIPLLAAAFERDREDGWRFFSTVLTWIALVISLVTAVAMLFAPQLARLAAPGLPPEALERLAYFLRIVLPAQVCFLLGSCFTAILYLQKQFFVPALVPLVYNFFIIAGGILMRSRGMEGFCWGVLAGAFAGNLFLPWLAARRTGGMKLRPALVHPGMKPFLRMALPLMIGQSIVVLDEQLVRIFGSLAGIGAISWLNYARRIMLVPVGVVAQAAGVASYPFLAELHAKDELPRFCATLNTALQNTMTLLVPLTAWMMIVAEPTIRLIFQQGHFTAQDTVHTARLLQIMLAVVFCWGYQQILGRAFYATRDTLTPALLGTLTTLVSIPVFYFLTESLGATGVAVASAAGIFLYSAVLSWSWRRRFGSATFTGLLPGLLKLAALSLAAAVPAFILGRLDIFRSLEHPYLSAFCLIGASGLCFGAVFLGLAGRLIPALVQPYLKHAGPLARLLLR, encoded by the coding sequence ATGGCATTCTGGCGCAGCAGGCAGCAGATGGGAGCGGCCGCCCTGATCATGGGCGTGAGCATCTTTTTGTCCCGCTTCATGGGCCTCATCCGCGACAAGCTCATCTCCTACCTGTTCGGGGCCACCCGGGAATCCGACGTCTATTTCGCCGCCTTCGTCATCCCCGATTTCATCAACTACCTGCTCGCCGGGGCCTATTTCTCCATCACGCTCATCCCCCTCCTGGCGGCCGCCTTCGAACGCGACCGCGAGGACGGCTGGCGCTTCTTCTCCACGGTCCTCACCTGGATCGCCCTGGTGATTTCGCTCGTCACCGCCGTCGCCATGCTGTTCGCGCCTCAACTGGCCCGCCTTGCGGCCCCGGGTCTCCCCCCGGAAGCCCTGGAGCGGCTGGCGTACTTCCTGCGCATCGTTTTGCCCGCTCAGGTGTGCTTTCTGCTGGGATCGTGCTTCACCGCCATTCTCTACCTGCAGAAGCAGTTTTTCGTTCCGGCCCTGGTCCCGCTCGTCTACAACTTTTTCATCATCGCCGGGGGCATCCTGATGCGGTCGAGAGGCATGGAAGGCTTCTGCTGGGGCGTCCTCGCCGGGGCGTTCGCGGGCAACCTCTTCCTGCCCTGGCTCGCCGCGCGACGGACCGGCGGCATGAAGTTACGCCCCGCACTGGTCCATCCCGGCATGAAACCGTTCCTCCGGATGGCCCTGCCCCTCATGATCGGCCAATCCATCGTCGTGCTCGACGAGCAGCTGGTGCGGATCTTCGGATCCCTTGCCGGAATCGGCGCCATCAGCTGGCTGAACTACGCCCGCCGGATCATGCTCGTGCCCGTCGGAGTGGTGGCACAGGCGGCGGGCGTCGCCTCCTACCCCTTCCTGGCGGAGCTCCACGCCAAAGACGAGCTGCCCCGCTTCTGCGCGACGCTCAACACCGCCCTGCAAAACACCATGACGCTGCTCGTGCCCCTGACGGCCTGGATGATGATCGTGGCCGAGCCGACCATCCGCCTCATCTTTCAGCAGGGGCACTTCACCGCCCAGGATACGGTCCACACCGCGCGGCTGCTGCAAATCATGCTCGCCGTCGTTTTCTGCTGGGGATACCAGCAGATCCTCGGGCGGGCGTTCTACGCCACCCGGGACACCCTTACCCCGGCCCTGCTGGGCACCCTCACCACCCTCGTTTCCATACCCGTGTTCTATTTCCTGACGGAGTCCCTCGGGGCAACGGGAGTGGCCGTCGCCAGCGCCGCCGGAATTTTCCTCTATTCAGCCGTCCTGTCCTGGTCCTGGCGGCGGCGGTTCGGGAGCGCAACCTTCACGGGGCTGCTCCCCGGCCTGCTCAAGCTCGCGGCCCTGTCGCTCGCCGCCGCCGTGCCCGCTTTCATCCTCGGCCGCCTGGACATCTTCCGGTCCCTCGAACACCCCTACCTGTCCGCGTTCTGCCTCATCGGGGCAAGCGGCCTGTGTTTCGGAGCGGTGTTCCTGGGCCTGGCCGGCCGCCTCATCCCGGCCCTGGTGCAGCCCTACCTCAAACACGCCGGCCCGCTCGCCCGGCTCCTCCTCCGATGA
- the hrcA gene encoding heat-inducible transcriptional repressor HrcA, producing MSDLSKRDQHVLEAVVTDYIHTGEPVGSRTISKRYGVNVSSATIRNVMADLEEMGFLHQPHTSAGRIPTERGLRFYLDSIMQFKALEEREREMIREAFRNELPDVKELLRRTSRVLSRFCRQAGVVLWPKLTLTLFKRIEFIRLRAHQIMVLLVSKTGLVHHTLVEWEQDIGQEELDKYSRYLNDLLEDMPLGEVKQRVLEEMRDEKVLFDQLYSRALKITDRVFQQNLESSDVYIEGRTNLLNNPEFADVDRMRRILDAFEDKSRIIRLLDRTLRNSTGVQIILGTENDLQELNEISLISSPYRRGDTLLGVMGVIGPLRMDYSRIIPVVEFTADLLSQLLEEPGED from the coding sequence GTGAGCGACTTGTCCAAGCGCGATCAGCACGTCCTGGAAGCTGTGGTGACCGATTATATCCACACCGGGGAACCGGTGGGGTCGAGGACCATCTCGAAGCGATACGGGGTAAACGTCAGTTCCGCCACGATTCGCAACGTGATGGCGGATCTCGAGGAGATGGGGTTCCTGCACCAGCCCCACACATCGGCGGGCCGCATACCCACGGAGAGGGGGCTGCGCTTCTACCTGGACTCCATCATGCAGTTCAAGGCCCTGGAGGAACGGGAGCGGGAGATGATCCGCGAGGCCTTCAGGAACGAGCTGCCGGACGTCAAGGAACTGCTGCGCAGGACTTCGCGCGTGCTGTCCCGGTTTTGCCGGCAGGCGGGCGTGGTCCTTTGGCCCAAGCTCACTCTGACGCTCTTCAAGCGCATCGAGTTCATTCGCCTGAGGGCGCACCAGATCATGGTCCTGCTGGTGTCCAAGACGGGCCTGGTTCACCACACCCTGGTGGAATGGGAGCAGGACATCGGGCAGGAGGAACTGGACAAGTACAGCCGGTACCTCAACGATCTGCTCGAGGATATGCCGCTCGGCGAAGTCAAGCAGCGCGTGCTTGAAGAGATGCGCGACGAAAAGGTGCTCTTCGATCAGCTCTATTCCCGGGCCCTGAAGATCACCGACCGGGTTTTTCAGCAAAACCTGGAGAGCAGCGACGTCTATATCGAGGGACGGACGAATCTTCTCAACAACCCGGAATTCGCCGACGTGGACCGCATGAGGCGCATTCTGGACGCCTTCGAGGACAAATCCAGGATCATCCGGCTCCTGGACCGGACGCTCAGGAATTCCACGGGGGTGCAGATCATCCTCGGGACGGAAAACGACCTCCAGGAGTTGAATGAGATCAGCCTCATCTCTTCTCCCTACCGCCGCGGGGACACGCTCCTCGGCGTGATGGGGGTCATCGGCCCGCTGCGGATGGACTACTCCCGGATCATTCCGGTGGTGGAGTTCACGGCGGACCTGCTGAGTCAGCTTCTGGAGGAACCCGGCGAGGATTGA
- the grpE gene encoding nucleotide exchange factor GrpE, with amino-acid sequence MSKKHMKGNGGEVPENSEMSGSEELVAVEPGEPDYRELLARKEEELKQSQDRLLRMAAELDNTRKRLEREKSEGIAYANEGLMKDLLPVLDNLERALEHSENEADCGSLVEGVRMTLKGFLDSLARFGCTPFESVGNAFDPNFHEAVMQEEVADYPERTVIREFQKGYTLKERLLRPAMVVVSKAAGDT; translated from the coding sequence ATGTCCAAAAAACATATGAAGGGAAACGGCGGTGAGGTTCCCGAGAACTCGGAGATGAGCGGGAGCGAGGAACTGGTCGCCGTTGAGCCCGGGGAACCCGACTACAGGGAGTTGCTGGCGCGCAAAGAGGAAGAGCTCAAGCAGTCCCAGGACCGCCTGTTGCGCATGGCGGCGGAATTGGACAACACCAGGAAACGGCTCGAACGGGAGAAATCCGAAGGGATCGCCTACGCCAACGAAGGCCTCATGAAGGACCTGCTTCCCGTGCTCGACAACCTCGAGCGCGCCCTGGAGCACAGCGAGAACGAGGCGGACTGCGGGAGCCTGGTGGAGGGAGTGCGCATGACGTTGAAGGGCTTTCTGGACAGCCTGGCCCGGTTCGGATGCACGCCGTTCGAGTCGGTGGGCAACGCTTTCGATCCCAACTTCCATGAAGCCGTGATGCAGGAGGAAGTCGCCGACTATCCCGAACGCACGGTGATACGGGAATTCCAGAAAGGTTACACGCTCAAGGAACGGCTGCTGCGTCCCGCCATGGTGGTGGTGTCGAAAGCCGCCGGTGACACGTAG
- the dnaK gene encoding molecular chaperone DnaK: MSKVIGIDLGTTNSVVAIMEGKDPKVLPNAEGGRTTPSMVAFTDSGERLVGQVAKRQAITNPENTIFAVKRLIGRKYESREVQQDVKILPYKIAKAKNDDAHISIRGREYSPTEISAFILMKMKQTAEDYLGEKVTEAVITVPAYFNDSQRQATKDAGKIAGLEVLRIINEPTAASLAYGLDRKKDEKIAVFDLGGGTYDISILEIGEGVFEVKSTNGNTHLGGEDFDQRIIDWLANEFKKDYGIDLRSDKMALQRLKEAAEKAKIELSSTMETEINLPFITADAAGPKHMTIKLSRAKLESLVEDLIDQLLPPMEQALRDAGLSRTAIDEVILVGGMTRMPRVQQKVQEFFGKEPHKGVNPDEVVAIGAAIQAGVLKGDVKDVLLLDVTPLSLGIETLGGVMTRLIERNTTIPTRKSQIFSTATDNQTAVSIHVLQGEREMASNNKTLGRFELVGIPSAPRGIPQIEVTFDIDANGIVHVSAKDLATQKEQSIQITASSGLNKDEIQNLVKEAEVHAEEDKKKRELVETRNQADTLIYSTERTMRDMGDKIDAQTRQNIEEQIGKLRKTMEDGDKDAIQKDMDQLMQISHKVAEEAYKRAAEQQGPQAGAEEQAARESAGAQKKPDDDVVDADFQEVKDK; encoded by the coding sequence ATGAGCAAAGTGATCGGTATCGATCTTGGAACCACGAACTCGGTGGTTGCAATCATGGAGGGCAAGGACCCCAAAGTACTTCCGAACGCCGAAGGCGGTCGCACCACACCCTCCATGGTGGCCTTTACGGATAGTGGAGAGCGCCTGGTGGGCCAAGTGGCCAAACGACAGGCGATCACGAACCCGGAAAACACGATTTTCGCCGTGAAGCGGCTCATCGGGCGAAAGTACGAGTCCCGCGAGGTCCAGCAGGACGTGAAGATCCTGCCTTACAAGATCGCGAAGGCGAAGAACGACGACGCGCACATTTCCATCCGGGGCAGGGAGTACAGCCCCACGGAGATATCCGCTTTCATCCTGATGAAAATGAAGCAGACCGCCGAAGATTACCTGGGCGAGAAGGTGACCGAAGCGGTGATCACGGTTCCCGCCTACTTCAACGACAGCCAGAGGCAGGCCACCAAGGACGCGGGCAAGATCGCCGGTCTCGAGGTGCTGCGGATCATCAACGAACCGACGGCGGCATCCCTCGCCTACGGCCTCGACCGCAAGAAGGACGAGAAGATCGCCGTGTTCGATCTCGGCGGCGGCACTTACGATATTTCCATCCTCGAGATCGGGGAGGGGGTGTTCGAAGTCAAGTCGACCAACGGGAACACCCACCTGGGCGGGGAAGACTTCGACCAGCGCATCATCGACTGGCTCGCCAACGAATTCAAGAAAGACTATGGAATCGACCTTCGCAGCGACAAGATGGCGCTGCAACGGCTGAAAGAAGCGGCGGAAAAGGCCAAGATCGAGCTGTCGTCCACGATGGAGACGGAGATCAACCTTCCCTTCATCACGGCCGACGCCGCCGGCCCCAAGCACATGACCATCAAGCTCTCGCGGGCGAAGCTCGAATCCCTCGTGGAAGACCTCATCGACCAACTGCTCCCGCCGATGGAGCAGGCCCTGCGCGACGCCGGGCTCAGCCGCACCGCCATTGACGAGGTGATCCTGGTGGGCGGCATGACCCGGATGCCCCGGGTCCAGCAGAAGGTGCAGGAATTCTTCGGCAAGGAACCTCACAAGGGGGTCAACCCGGATGAGGTCGTTGCAATCGGGGCGGCGATCCAGGCCGGGGTGCTCAAGGGCGACGTCAAGGACGTTCTGCTGTTGGACGTCACGCCTCTGTCCCTGGGCATCGAGACCCTGGGCGGGGTCATGACCCGGCTGATCGAGCGCAACACGACCATTCCGACCCGCAAGAGTCAGATCTTCTCCACCGCCACGGACAACCAGACGGCGGTCTCCATCCACGTTCTTCAGGGGGAGCGGGAGATGGCGAGCAACAACAAGACTCTCGGCCGCTTCGAACTGGTCGGGATCCCGTCCGCGCCTCGCGGCATCCCGCAGATCGAGGTGACTTTCGATATCGACGCCAACGGCATCGTGCACGTCTCGGCAAAGGATCTGGCTACGCAGAAGGAGCAGTCCATTCAGATCACCGCTTCCAGCGGCCTGAACAAGGACGAAATACAGAACCTGGTGAAGGAAGCCGAAGTGCACGCCGAGGAAGACAAGAAGAAGCGTGAGCTGGTGGAAACCAGGAACCAGGCGGATACGCTCATCTACAGCACCGAGCGGACGATGCGGGACATGGGGGACAAGATCGACGCCCAGACGCGTCAGAATATCGAGGAGCAGATCGGAAAGCTGCGCAAGACCATGGAGGATGGCGACAAGGACGCGATCCAGAAAGACATGGACCAGTTGATGCAGATTTCCCACAAGGTGGCCGAAGAGGCTTACAAGCGGGCGGCGGAACAACAGGGTCCCCAGGCCGGAGCGGAGGAGCAGGCAGCGCGCGAGTCCGCCGGTGCGCAGAAAAAGCCCGACGACGACGTCGTCGACGCCGACTTCCAGGAAGTGAAGGACAAGTAG